The bacterium genomic interval TAAGCAGGCTCTTGAGCTCCATAAGCAGATAGGGTATCTGCAGGGAGAGGCTTCTGACCTGGGCAATATCGGCCTGGTTTATAGCGATATGGGGGAATTGGAACAGGCGTTGAAATACCATAAGCAGGCTCTTGAGCTCCATAAGCAGATAGGGTATCTGCAGGGAGAGGCTAATCAACTGGGCAATATCGGCCTGGTTTATCGCGATATGGGGGAATTGGAACAGGCGTTGAAATACCTAAAGCAGGCTCTTGAGCTCCATAAGCAGATAGGGTATCTGCAGGGAGAGGCTAATCAACTGGGCAATATCGGCCTGGTTTATCGCGATATGGGGGAATTGGAACAGGCGTTGAAATACCATAAGCAGGCTCTTGAGCTCCATAAGCAGATAGGGTATCTGCAGGGAGAGGCTTCTGACCTGGGCAATATCGGCCTGGTTTATCGCGCTATGGGGGAATTGGACCAGGCGTTGAAATACCATAAGCAGGCTCTTGAGATAGATAAGCAGATAGGGTATCTGCAGGGAGAGGCTTCTGACCTGGGCAATATTGGCCTGGTTTATCGCGATATGGGGGAATTGGACCAGGCGTTGAAATACCATAAGCAGGCTCTTGAGATAGATAAGCAGATAGGGTATCTGCAGGGAGAGGCTAATCAACTGGGGTAACCGTTCAGGGATATAGCCACAGAGTCACAGAGAACACAGAGGGAATATATAACTACGAATGAACACGAATAATAAAAAGATTTGTAGTGCGAGGCTTTAGCCTCGCTTCTGGCAAGCAGGAAAGCGAACTTAAAGGTTCGCACTACATTTATGGGATGTCAGAGCTTAATTCGTATCCTTATGTGGCTAATTTCCTTAATTCTCTGTGAACTCTGTGCCTCTGTGGCTGAACGGTTACGAAAACTTTTTCTTGCATTCTTCAAGGATAATATGGTATAATTCATAGATATGAAACTTATTGTTGGATTAGGGAATCCGGGATTAGATTATGCCCAAACAAGGCATAATGTTGGATTTAAGGTCATCAATAGCCTGGCTAAATTGAATAAGATTGAACTTAAAGGAAGAAAATATAAATCACGAATGGGACAGAACAACGAGGTCATCCTGGCTAAACCAATGACCTATGTTAATCTTAGCGGTGAGGCAGTTGAATTGTTAATCCGTCATTTTCAAATTAACCTTGCAGATTTAGTGGTCATATACGATGATATAAACCTACCTGTGGGTAAAATCAGGATTCGCAAAGAAGGTAGTGCCGGCGGACATAATGGAATGAAATCCATCATTGAAAAATTAGGTAGTCAACAATTCCCTCGAATCCGCGTAGGTATCGGTTCACCACCTCCTGAAATCGAATTTCGGCACTATGTTCTTTCTAATTGGACACCACAAGAAAAAGAAATAATCGAAGAGGCAATAAAAAGAGTTGCTCAGGCTACAATGTGTATCATTGAAGAAGGAATTGATATAGCCATGAATAAGTTTAATTAGGAGTTAGGATTTATGTTTGAAGAATTAGATATACTCAAGAAAAAATTGGATAATTATCGTCCCATAGATTCTAATAAAATGCTCGCTGTCCAGGAAAAGTTAAGGATTGAATGGACATACAATAGCAACGCTATTGAAGGTAATACCTTATCATTATCTGAAACTGCTTTTTTCCTGCGAGAAGGACTAACCTCTAAAGGAAAACCCTTTTCAGAATACCTTGAGGCAAAAAATCATGCTGAGGCAATTGATTATCTTAATGATGTTATCAAGAAAAAAATATCGTTGACTGAAGGATTAATTAAGGAATTTCATGCATTAATAATGAAGGATACTGAATATATTTGGATAGGACCTCCTCACAATAGGGTAAAAAAGAAGATTGAGCCAGGAAAATATAAGTATGATAATAACCATGTGATTAAACTTGATGGGACAATACATTATTTTTGTGATTATCTCCAGGTACCAGGAGAGATGGAGAGATTGCTCCAATGGTATAATGAGAATAAAGATAAACTACATCCCGTAAAATTATCAGCTATCTTTCACCATAAATTAGTGGCTATACATCCTTTTACTGATGGTAATGGACGGGTCGGTAGGTTAATCCTCAACACTATCCTTATACAAGAAAGCTATACGCCGGCTATCATAAAAATGGAAGACCGCCAGGAGTATTATCAGGCGTTGGATGAGGCTGATAAAGGAGACGATACACACTTTATCGAAATGGTAGAACGAGAAGTAACCAATACAATAACTCTGATGCTTAATGTGATTGAAGGAAAAGAGGCATTCAGTAAGGAGGATCTGAAGAGAAGATTGGGGATATTTGAAGAAAAGATTGAGAAATTGGATAAAGACATTGGCATTGTTTCTAAAGGAGTGGATGAAGAAAAGAGAAAATACTGTTTCCAACAGATTTACTCATTCTTAAACAATCTGGCTGACGAAATAATAAGAGAGTATAAATCAGAAGAAAAGAAGTTTGTGCTTACGCAGGCCAGTGGTGCATCTCGATTATTACATGAAATGCCTGAAATCAAACAATACTTAGAAAATAAAAACATAATCATACCCTTTGAGATAGACGAGACAAATATTGTAATAATTGAATTAGTTCCAAAACGAAGATATATCCCTCAAGGTATGCTAATTTTTGCCGTTGTACCTACAAGATTTACCATAGATATTGTTTCTACTATCTCTATATCCAGATTAGAACAAGATAAGGATATTTGTGGTAAACCTCAAGTTATCAATTCTATTCATGGTGGTGTGTTATGGGAAAACTGGAATAAAAGAGCATTAGAAGACTTTTTTGTCGAGGTATTTAATGAGTTCTTAAAGCAAATTGAATTAGAAATAGAAAAAAGGAGAATTTCGCTATGATGAAAAATTTACTCTTACTCGGGTTTATTCTTGGTCTAAGTAGCTGTGCTCATACGCCAATACGCACTCTACCAGAACATATTACTTCTATTTCTATCCCTATCTTTACTAATCAGACATTTCAATATGGGTTAGAAGAGATTATCACGAATATGGTCATAGAGGAATTTATCCGTGATGGCAGATTAAATGTTGTGGATAAAAAATTGGCTCAGGCTGAATTAAAAGGGGAAATTAACCACTTCGAGAGAATCCCTTTTTCCTACGACAAAGAAGGTAATATTGCTAAATACAAGATAACTATTGGGGTAAGTTTTGGACTTACGGACTTAACTGAGAATAAACCTTTGTGGGATGAAGAATGGGAGGAAACAATATTGTATATTCCGTCCACTTCACCTTATAGACCAGGGGATTTTGACATTACCTCTGAACA includes:
- the pth gene encoding aminoacyl-tRNA hydrolase, which codes for MKLIVGLGNPGLDYAQTRHNVGFKVINSLAKLNKIELKGRKYKSRMGQNNEVILAKPMTYVNLSGEAVELLIRHFQINLADLVVIYDDINLPVGKIRIRKEGSAGGHNGMKSIIEKLGSQQFPRIRVGIGSPPPEIEFRHYVLSNWTPQEKEIIEEAIKRVAQATMCIIEEGIDIAMNKFN
- a CDS encoding Fic family protein; this encodes MFEELDILKKKLDNYRPIDSNKMLAVQEKLRIEWTYNSNAIEGNTLSLSETAFFLREGLTSKGKPFSEYLEAKNHAEAIDYLNDVIKKKISLTEGLIKEFHALIMKDTEYIWIGPPHNRVKKKIEPGKYKYDNNHVIKLDGTIHYFCDYLQVPGEMERLLQWYNENKDKLHPVKLSAIFHHKLVAIHPFTDGNGRVGRLILNTILIQESYTPAIIKMEDRQEYYQALDEADKGDDTHFIEMVEREVTNTITLMLNVIEGKEAFSKEDLKRRLGIFEEKIEKLDKDIGIVSKGVDEEKRKYCFQQIYSFLNNLADEIIREYKSEEKKFVLTQASGASRLLHEMPEIKQYLENKNIIIPFEIDETNIVIIELVPKRRYIPQGMLIFAVVPTRFTIDIVSTISISRLEQDKDICGKPQVINSIHGGVLWENWNKRALEDFFVEVFNEFLKQIELEIEKRRISL
- a CDS encoding LptE family protein — encoded protein: MMKNLLLLGFILGLSSCAHTPIRTLPEHITSISIPIFTNQTFQYGLEEIITNMVIEEFIRDGRLNVVDKKLAQAELKGEINHFERIPFSYDKEGNIAKYKITIGVSFGLTDLTENKPLWDEEWEETILYIPSTSPYRPGDFDITSEQEAIYKALSKIAYYLVSITIKR